In Candidatus Bathyarchaeia archaeon, the sequence ATACGCCTTCATCGAAAAGCCGAAGGAGACAACGCTACTCATAGAGGAGTTAAAAAGAGCGGTAACCGAGGAGCCTGCCGTTAAAGGAGAGCTCATCCAATTTCCAACCGGCGAGCTTAGTTTAAAAGAATTGCTGAGCATATTAAACACTCTGCCCGTAGATATCACATTCGTGGACAAGGATGATACGGTTAGATTCTTCTCCGATAAGCAAGATAGAATATTCGTGAGAACGAAGGCCGTTCTCGACAGGAAAGTGCAGAACTGTCATCCACCAAAAAGCCTCGACATCGTGGAAAGGATCCTCCAATCATTTAGGGAGGGCGTACGAGATTCAGCTGACTTCTGGATCAATTATAAAGGAAGACTCGTGCTCATTAGATACTTTGCGGTGAGGGATAGAGAAGGAAAATACCTAGGAACGATGGAGGTTATCCAAGACATCACGAAGATAAAAAAGCTAGAAGGGGAGAAAAGGCTTCTCGACGAAAGAGTTGAGCTGGGTAAGCCGCCTAACGGGAGCTAAGCCTTATGAGCCGATGGCCTGAAAACATTCGACGAAGCCATCAAAGCGAACTGAGGAGACTTCAAGGCTCAGTTTAACGAATCATGATTAACATCATCTTAAACTTCTTCAACGCCTTCAAGGAGTGGGGTTGATTGGCTGGCATGATAATCGCCTCTCCAGCCTTTAACCCGTGGACTTTACCGGAAATCGTGACCTCCGCCTCGCCCTCCAAGAGGTGGATCACGGCATCGTAGGGAGCTGTGTGCTCGCTCAACCCCTGTC encodes:
- a CDS encoding cupin domain-containing protein is translated as MEAGGSSASEDLTAGKANLTDLVDYQKGSVVSRTIVDKHAGTVTLFAFDEGQGLSEHTAPYDAVIHLLEGEAEVTISGKVHGLKAGEAIIMPANQPHSLKALKKFKMMLIMIR